In the genome of Meles meles chromosome 2, mMelMel3.1 paternal haplotype, whole genome shotgun sequence, one region contains:
- the EGR3 gene encoding early growth response protein 3 isoform X1: protein MTGKLAEKLPVTMSSLLNQLPDNLYPEEIPSALNLFSGSSDSVAHYNQMATENVMDIGLTNEKPNPELSYSGSFQPAPGNKTVTYLGKFAFDSPSNWCQDNIISLMSAGILGVPPASGALSTQTSTASMVQPPQGDVEAMYPALPPYSNCSDLYSEPVSFHDPQGNPGLAYSPQDYQSAKPALDSNLFPMIPDYNLYHHPNDMGSIPEHKPFQGMDPIRVNPPPITPLETIKAFKDKQIHPGFGSLPQPPLTLKPIRPRKYPNRPSKTPLHERPHACPAEGCDRRFSRSDELTRHLRIHTGHKPFQCRICMRSFSRSDHLTTHIRTHTGEKPFACEFCGRKFARSDERKRHAKIHLKQKEKKAEKGGAPSASSAPPVSLAPVVTTCA from the exons ATGACCGGCAAACTCGCCGAGAAGCTGCCGGTGACCATGAGCAGTTTGCTAAACCAACTGCCTGACAATCTGTACCCCGAGGAGATCCCCAGCGCGCTCAACCTCTTCTCTGGCAGCAGCGACTCGGTAGCCCATTATAATCAGATGGCTACAG AGAATGTGATGGACATCGGTCTGACCAACGAGAAGCCCAACCCGGAACTCTCTTATTCGGGCTCCTTCCAGCCAGCCCCCGGCAACAAGACCGTGACCTACTTGGGAAAGTTCGCCTTCGACTCCCCTTCCAACTGGTGTCAGGACAACATCATTAGCCTCATGAGCGCCGGCATCTTGGGGGTGCCCCCGGCCTCAGGGGCACTCAGCACGCAGACCTCCACGGCCAGCATGGTGCAGCCGCCGCAGGGCGACGTGGAGGCCATGTACCCGGCGCTGCCCCCCTATTCTAACTGCAGTGATCTCTACTCGGAGCCTGTGTCTTTCCACGACCCCCAAGGCAACCCCGGGCTCGCCTATTCCCCCCAGGATTACCAATCGGCCAAGCCGGCCTTGGACAGCAATCTCTTCCCCATGATTCCTGACTACAACCTATACCACCACCCCAACGACATGGGCTCCATTCCGGAGCACAAGCCCTTCCAGGGCATGGACCCCATCCGGGTCAACCCGCCCCCCATTACCCCCCTGGAGACCATCAAGGCGTTCAAAGACAAGCAGATCCACCCGGGCTTTGGCAGCCTGCCCCAGCCGCCGCTCACGCTCAAGCCCATCCGGCCCCGCAAGTATCCCAACCGACCCAGCAAGACCCCGCTCCACGAACGGCCCCACGCGTGCCCGGCGGAGGGCTGCGACCGCCGTTTCAGTCGCTCGGACGAGCTGACCCGGCACCTGCGCATCCACACGGGCCACAAGCCCTTCCAGTGCCGGATCTGCATGAGGAGCTTCAGTCGCAGCGACCACCTTACCACTCACATCCGCACGCATACGGGCGAGAAGCCCTTTGCCTGCGAGTTCTGCGGGCGCAAATTTGCGCGCAGCGACGAGCGCAAACGCCACGCCAAGATCCACCTCAAGCAAAAGGAGAAGAAGGCGGAGAAGGGGGGTGCGCCCTCTGCGTCCTCGGCGCCCCCTGTGTCCCTGGCCCCTGTGGTCACCACCTGCGCCTGA
- the EGR3 gene encoding early growth response protein 3 isoform X2 has protein sequence MEPCAAWSPRGGRENVMDIGLTNEKPNPELSYSGSFQPAPGNKTVTYLGKFAFDSPSNWCQDNIISLMSAGILGVPPASGALSTQTSTASMVQPPQGDVEAMYPALPPYSNCSDLYSEPVSFHDPQGNPGLAYSPQDYQSAKPALDSNLFPMIPDYNLYHHPNDMGSIPEHKPFQGMDPIRVNPPPITPLETIKAFKDKQIHPGFGSLPQPPLTLKPIRPRKYPNRPSKTPLHERPHACPAEGCDRRFSRSDELTRHLRIHTGHKPFQCRICMRSFSRSDHLTTHIRTHTGEKPFACEFCGRKFARSDERKRHAKIHLKQKEKKAEKGGAPSASSAPPVSLAPVVTTCA, from the exons ATGGAGCCATGTGCGGCGTGGAGTCCCCGCGGTGGGAGAG AGAATGTGATGGACATCGGTCTGACCAACGAGAAGCCCAACCCGGAACTCTCTTATTCGGGCTCCTTCCAGCCAGCCCCCGGCAACAAGACCGTGACCTACTTGGGAAAGTTCGCCTTCGACTCCCCTTCCAACTGGTGTCAGGACAACATCATTAGCCTCATGAGCGCCGGCATCTTGGGGGTGCCCCCGGCCTCAGGGGCACTCAGCACGCAGACCTCCACGGCCAGCATGGTGCAGCCGCCGCAGGGCGACGTGGAGGCCATGTACCCGGCGCTGCCCCCCTATTCTAACTGCAGTGATCTCTACTCGGAGCCTGTGTCTTTCCACGACCCCCAAGGCAACCCCGGGCTCGCCTATTCCCCCCAGGATTACCAATCGGCCAAGCCGGCCTTGGACAGCAATCTCTTCCCCATGATTCCTGACTACAACCTATACCACCACCCCAACGACATGGGCTCCATTCCGGAGCACAAGCCCTTCCAGGGCATGGACCCCATCCGGGTCAACCCGCCCCCCATTACCCCCCTGGAGACCATCAAGGCGTTCAAAGACAAGCAGATCCACCCGGGCTTTGGCAGCCTGCCCCAGCCGCCGCTCACGCTCAAGCCCATCCGGCCCCGCAAGTATCCCAACCGACCCAGCAAGACCCCGCTCCACGAACGGCCCCACGCGTGCCCGGCGGAGGGCTGCGACCGCCGTTTCAGTCGCTCGGACGAGCTGACCCGGCACCTGCGCATCCACACGGGCCACAAGCCCTTCCAGTGCCGGATCTGCATGAGGAGCTTCAGTCGCAGCGACCACCTTACCACTCACATCCGCACGCATACGGGCGAGAAGCCCTTTGCCTGCGAGTTCTGCGGGCGCAAATTTGCGCGCAGCGACGAGCGCAAACGCCACGCCAAGATCCACCTCAAGCAAAAGGAGAAGAAGGCGGAGAAGGGGGGTGCGCCCTCTGCGTCCTCGGCGCCCCCTGTGTCCCTGGCCCCTGTGGTCACCACCTGCGCCTGA